In Cytophagales bacterium, the sequence TTTCATGCTATTGAAGATAGTTTTTTATCCACTGGTGACAGCACTCTTTCCGGAGGAATAAGGATGCTTTCCGGTAAGGGTAATGCAAAAACATTTGATATCCAGGATAGTTACTGGATCGATGTTGATGATGAAAAGGCATTTAGTAAAGCCAAGAACCTGCTCATTAGCGGTTTAAAAAAAGCTTCTGACGGACCTGTCTCAAGATATTTAAACAGGCCTCTGTCTATACGATTAACCAGATTACTTTTAAACACAAAAATTGCACCCAACCATATTTCAATACTGGCTTTTATATTAGGGGTAATCGGTGCAGTATTCTTCATTTTAGGGGGATATATTAATTTAATTATAGGAGGAACCCTGGCTCAAATAGCATCTGTTATTGATGGATGTGATGGCGAAATAGCCAGATTGAAGTTTAAAGCTTCTGAGTTTGGTGGATGGTTTGATGCTGTTTTGGATCGTTATGGAGATGCTTTTCTTCTGTTTGGGTTGACTTACCATGTTTATTGGATTGATGGCAGGTTCCTGTATATTATTATAGGATTCTTGGCAATTGTCGGAACATTTATGAACAGTTATACAGCAGATAAATATGATGGATTGATGCAGAAAAAACTCAAACCAGGAATGCACTATTTCAGGATAGGACATGACGTTAGAACATTCATCATATTTCTTGGGGCATTAGTAAATCAGCCTCTTTTAATCCTTATTTTAATTGCTTTTATGACGAACGCGGAAAATGTGAGGAGGGTATTAATTTTATATAAGAATGGATAAGATTGATTTAGTAAAACGAAAAATTGAAGAGATAATTAAAGGATCATTTGTTCCTGAAGATCCCATCCATTCAAAAAACACGTTGGAATGGTTGCTGAAACTAATGCCTGATGCAGACGAGAGTCTAAAAATAGCTGCTTTAGGACATGATATTGAAAGAGCTATTGAGAAGCGGAAAGTGAGGCGACAAGATTACAA encodes:
- a CDS encoding NTP transferase domain-containing protein, coding for MKCLIIAAGRGSRLSNKGKSKPLVPLLGLTLIERTILTARESGINDFFVVTGYEGEKVRLYLDKLGQRTNTNITHVINEEWEKGNGISVLKARDLIKEPFILLMADHLFDYSILEGLKKEQISEDEIILAVDRNIESSKLVDIEDVTKVLINGAKIEAIGKEIKEYNAYDTGIFLCSPVLFHAIEDSFLSTGDSTLSGGIRMLSGKGNAKTFDIQDSYWIDVDDEKAFSKAKNLLISGLKKASDGPVSRYLNRPLSIRLTRLLLNTKIAPNHISILAFILGVIGAVFFILGGYINLIIGGTLAQIASVIDGCDGEIARLKFKASEFGGWFDAVLDRYGDAFLLFGLTYHVYWIDGRFLYIIIGFLAIVGTFMNSYTADKYDGLMQKKLKPGMHYFRIGHDVRTFIIFLGALVNQPLLILILIAFMTNAENVRRVLILYKNG